The following proteins come from a genomic window of Alosa sapidissima isolate fAloSap1 chromosome 20, fAloSap1.pri, whole genome shotgun sequence:
- the fgf18a gene encoding fibroblast growth factor 18a isoform X2, with protein MRSLLSTLTVLCIQMLLVMCNPLQQVFGVDGVNFSVHVENQTGVRDNVSRRQHRVYQLYSRTSGKHVQVLGRRISARGEDGDKYAQLVVEADTFGSQVRIRGKETNYYLCMNRRGKLVGKASNRSSDCVFVEKVLENNYTALMSAKYSGWYVGFTKRGRPRRGPHTLPNQQDVHFMKRFPPGEQPDVTPFRFTTISKRSKRVRAARPR; from the exons ATGCGGTCCCTTCTCTCCACGCTGACTGTCTT ATGTATCCAGATGTTGCTGGTGATGTGCAATCCTTTGCAG CAGGTGTTTGGGGTCGATGGGGTAAATTTCAGCGTGCATGTGGAGAACCAGACTGGGGTGCGAGACAACGTGAGCCGCCGGCAACACCGAGTCTACCAGCTCTACAGCAGGACCAGCGGAAAACACGTCCAAGTGCTGGGCCGCAGGATCAGTGCCCGCGGAGAGGACGGAGACAAATAtg CCCAGCTCGTAGTGGAGGCGGACACCTTTGGCAGCCAGGTGCGAATCCGGGGGAAAGAGACCAACTACTACCTGTGCATGAACCGCAGGGGCAAGCTGGTGGGCAAG GCCAGTAACCGCAGCTCAGACTGCGTCTTTGTGGAGAAGGTCCTGGAGAACAACTACACGGCACTGATGTCGGCCAAATACAGCGGCTGGTACGTGGGCTTCACCAAGAGGGGGCGCCCTCGGCGCGGCCCGCACACGCTACCCAACCAGCAGGATGTGCACTTCATGAAGCGCTTCCCACCGGGGGAGCAGCCCGACGTGACGCCCTTCCGCTTCACCACGATCAGCAAGCGGAGCAAACGAGTTCGAGCCGCTCGTCCGCGCTAG
- the fgf18a gene encoding fibroblast growth factor 18a isoform X4 translates to MLPVDSLRCIQMLLVMCNPLQQVFGVDGVNFSVHVENQTGVRDNVSRRQHRVYQLYSRTSGKHVQVLGRRISARGEDGDKYAQLVVEADTFGSQVRIRGKETNYYLCMNRRGKLVGKKASNRSSDCVFVEKVLENNYTALMSAKYSGWYVGFTKRGRPRRGPHTLPNQQDVHFMKRFPPGEQPDVTPFRFTTISKRSKRVRAARPR, encoded by the exons ATGCTTCCAGTTGACTCCCTTAG ATGTATCCAGATGTTGCTGGTGATGTGCAATCCTTTGCAG CAGGTGTTTGGGGTCGATGGGGTAAATTTCAGCGTGCATGTGGAGAACCAGACTGGGGTGCGAGACAACGTGAGCCGCCGGCAACACCGAGTCTACCAGCTCTACAGCAGGACCAGCGGAAAACACGTCCAAGTGCTGGGCCGCAGGATCAGTGCCCGCGGAGAGGACGGAGACAAATAtg CCCAGCTCGTAGTGGAGGCGGACACCTTTGGCAGCCAGGTGCGAATCCGGGGGAAAGAGACCAACTACTACCTGTGCATGAACCGCAGGGGCAAGCTGGTGGGCAAG AAGGCCAGTAACCGCAGCTCAGACTGCGTCTTTGTGGAGAAGGTCCTGGAGAACAACTACACGGCACTGATGTCGGCCAAATACAGCGGCTGGTACGTGGGCTTCACCAAGAGGGGGCGCCCTCGGCGCGGCCCGCACACGCTACCCAACCAGCAGGATGTGCACTTCATGAAGCGCTTCCCACCGGGGGAGCAGCCCGACGTGACGCCCTTCCGCTTCACCACGATCAGCAAGCGGAGCAAACGAGTTCGAGCCGCTCGTCCGCGCTAG
- the fgf18a gene encoding fibroblast growth factor 18a isoform X1 → MRSLLSTLTVLCIQMLLVMCNPLQQVFGVDGVNFSVHVENQTGVRDNVSRRQHRVYQLYSRTSGKHVQVLGRRISARGEDGDKYAQLVVEADTFGSQVRIRGKETNYYLCMNRRGKLVGKKASNRSSDCVFVEKVLENNYTALMSAKYSGWYVGFTKRGRPRRGPHTLPNQQDVHFMKRFPPGEQPDVTPFRFTTISKRSKRVRAARPR, encoded by the exons ATGCGGTCCCTTCTCTCCACGCTGACTGTCTT ATGTATCCAGATGTTGCTGGTGATGTGCAATCCTTTGCAG CAGGTGTTTGGGGTCGATGGGGTAAATTTCAGCGTGCATGTGGAGAACCAGACTGGGGTGCGAGACAACGTGAGCCGCCGGCAACACCGAGTCTACCAGCTCTACAGCAGGACCAGCGGAAAACACGTCCAAGTGCTGGGCCGCAGGATCAGTGCCCGCGGAGAGGACGGAGACAAATAtg CCCAGCTCGTAGTGGAGGCGGACACCTTTGGCAGCCAGGTGCGAATCCGGGGGAAAGAGACCAACTACTACCTGTGCATGAACCGCAGGGGCAAGCTGGTGGGCAAG AAGGCCAGTAACCGCAGCTCAGACTGCGTCTTTGTGGAGAAGGTCCTGGAGAACAACTACACGGCACTGATGTCGGCCAAATACAGCGGCTGGTACGTGGGCTTCACCAAGAGGGGGCGCCCTCGGCGCGGCCCGCACACGCTACCCAACCAGCAGGATGTGCACTTCATGAAGCGCTTCCCACCGGGGGAGCAGCCCGACGTGACGCCCTTCCGCTTCACCACGATCAGCAAGCGGAGCAAACGAGTTCGAGCCGCTCGTCCGCGCTAG
- the fgf18a gene encoding fibroblast growth factor 18a isoform X3 — protein sequence MRSLLSTLTVLCIQMLLVMCNPLQVFGVDGVNFSVHVENQTGVRDNVSRRQHRVYQLYSRTSGKHVQVLGRRISARGEDGDKYAQLVVEADTFGSQVRIRGKETNYYLCMNRRGKLVGKKASNRSSDCVFVEKVLENNYTALMSAKYSGWYVGFTKRGRPRRGPHTLPNQQDVHFMKRFPPGEQPDVTPFRFTTISKRSKRVRAARPR from the exons ATGCGGTCCCTTCTCTCCACGCTGACTGTCTT ATGTATCCAGATGTTGCTGGTGATGTGCAATCCTTTGCAG GTGTTTGGGGTCGATGGGGTAAATTTCAGCGTGCATGTGGAGAACCAGACTGGGGTGCGAGACAACGTGAGCCGCCGGCAACACCGAGTCTACCAGCTCTACAGCAGGACCAGCGGAAAACACGTCCAAGTGCTGGGCCGCAGGATCAGTGCCCGCGGAGAGGACGGAGACAAATAtg CCCAGCTCGTAGTGGAGGCGGACACCTTTGGCAGCCAGGTGCGAATCCGGGGGAAAGAGACCAACTACTACCTGTGCATGAACCGCAGGGGCAAGCTGGTGGGCAAG AAGGCCAGTAACCGCAGCTCAGACTGCGTCTTTGTGGAGAAGGTCCTGGAGAACAACTACACGGCACTGATGTCGGCCAAATACAGCGGCTGGTACGTGGGCTTCACCAAGAGGGGGCGCCCTCGGCGCGGCCCGCACACGCTACCCAACCAGCAGGATGTGCACTTCATGAAGCGCTTCCCACCGGGGGAGCAGCCCGACGTGACGCCCTTCCGCTTCACCACGATCAGCAAGCGGAGCAAACGAGTTCGAGCCGCTCGTCCGCGCTAG